The proteins below come from a single Molothrus aeneus isolate 106 chromosome 21, BPBGC_Maene_1.0, whole genome shotgun sequence genomic window:
- the LOC136565569 gene encoding putative HTLV-1-related endogenous sequence: MLRGAGRARRPCPGSRPPPAPAPRRRPPLAARRRLRLALRPFRRGARPPSAPPAAGPHHPRRGGPLPAGPAAGRRARSPPRLRSLAGSPRRAARSLAPAASSCSSSGSGSAAPPPPPPPPFPPALPLLRRPGRARSLARPPSPSLFPSLARASRSATRGPPRRRTAPQGARRGAGGGAGRERATPRAGKGGSGSARARNGRGQWECEKRGDERIGGTRELGECGKRGDGRIGVGE; the protein is encoded by the coding sequence ATGCTGCGCGGCGCGGGGCGAGCCCGCCGCCCGTGCCCCGGCTCCCGGCCGCCGCCTgcccccgcgccgcgccgccggccgccgctcgccgcccgccgccgcctccgcctcGCCCTCCGCCCCTTCCGCCGCGGGGCCCGGCCGCCCTCAGCGCCACCGGCCGCCGGACCGCACCATCCCCGCCGGGGGGGCCCCCTGCCCGCCGGGCCGGCTGCCGGGCGCCGGGCTCGCTCTCCGCCGCGGCTGCGCTCCCTCGCCGGCTccccccgccgcgccgcccgctCGCTCGCTCccgctgcctcctcctgctcctcctccggcagcggcagcgcggcgcccccgccgccgcctcctcctcctttcccccccGCGCTCCCGCTGCtccgccggcccggccgcgctcgCTCGCTCGCTCgccccccctccccttcccttttcccttcccttgcccGCGCCTCGCGCAGCGCCACACGGGGGCCCCCGCGCAGGCGCACTGCGCCCCAGGGCGCgcgccgcggggccggcgggggggCGGGGCGAGAGCGCGCAACGCCCCGCGCGGGGAAGGGGGGGAGCGGGAGTGCGCGTGCGCGGAACGGGCGGGGACAGTGGGAGTGTGAGAAACGGGGGGACGAGAGAATTGGGGGGACGAGAGAATTGGGGGAGTGTGGGAAACGGGGGGACGGGAGAATTGGGGTGGGGGAGTGA
- the FBLIM1 gene encoding filamin-binding LIM protein 1 — translation MASAMLPGKAEKRIASSIFITLVPPRRDVATKENTQRQPQPGGAGVPGTHQPQILLSPPQLPSGETHTVAPVPASPPVLPLSEVPQPLSMEPLGLALQQLDLAAPTTLQAPSTFPAELKPPTFSQEQAGKQQWQDVNGDPGRDSSRDICAFCHKALGPREPTVEAMRKQYHPACFTCRTCRRLLAGQRYFQRDGCPTCDTCFQATLEKCAKCQGLITEHIVRALGKGFHPSCFSCAACGRAIGTESFAVDEQGDVYCVPDYYRKYAAVCSACERPIVPHEDEDTYKIECLGRSFHESCYRCESCRMPLSPELTENGCYPLDDHLLCKSCHIHWRNESSC, via the exons ATGGCTTCAGCGATGTtgccagggaaagcagagaaaagaatcgCTTCATCCATCTTCATCACCCTCGTGCCACCACGGAGGGACGTGGCCACCAAGGAGAACACCCAGCgacagccacagccaggggGTGCCGGGGTCCCTGGCACCCACCAGCCCCAGATCCTGCTGTCACCCCCCCAGTTACCCAGCGGAG AAACCCACACGGTGGCCCCTGTACCTGCATCCCCACCAGTCCTGCCCCTCTCTGAAGTGCCCCAGCCTTTGTCCATGGAGCCGCTGGGTCTGGCACTGCAGCAACTGGACCTTGCAGCACCCACCACCCTCCAG GCCCCTTCCACCTTCCCTGCTGAATTGAAGCCACCCACATTTTCCCAGGAGCAAGCAGGcaagcagcagtggcaggatGTGAATGGGGACCCGGGGAGGGACAGCTCCAGAG ACATCTGTGCCTTCTGCCACAAAGCGCTGGGGCCCCGGGAGCCGACGGTGGAGGCGATGCGGAAGCAGTACCACCCTGCCTGCTTCACCTGCCGCACGTGCCGCCGACTCCTGGCTGGGCAGCGCTACTTCCAGAGAGACGGGTGCCCCACATGTGACACCTGCTTCCAG GCCACGCTGGAGAAATGTGCCAAGTGCCAGGGGCTGATCACGGAGCACATTGTCCGTGCCCTGGGCAAGGGTTTCCAccccagctgcttctcctgcgCTGCCTGTGGCCGGGCTATCGGCACTGAGAGCTTTGCTGTGGATGAGCAGGGTGATGTGTACTGCGTGCCCGACTACTACAG GAAATACGCCGCGGTGTGCAGCGCCTGTGAGCGCCCCATTGTCCCCCATGAGGATGAGGACACCTACAAGATCGAGTGCCTGGGACGCAGCTTCCATGAGAGCTGTTACCGCTGTGAG agctgcaggatgccCCTGTCGCCAGAGCTGACAGAGAACGGGTGCTACCCCCTGGACGACCACCTCCTCTGCAAGTCCTGCCACATCCACTGGCGCAACGAGTCGTCCTGCTGA